One Camelina sativa cultivar DH55 chromosome 3, Cs, whole genome shotgun sequence genomic window carries:
- the LOC104777885 gene encoding cytochrome P450 71B28-like isoform X1, protein MSLFLCFLCLLPLILIFLNIFKSSKWKLPPGPKTLPIIGNLHQRRELHPRHRRNLSDKYGPVVLLQYGFVPVVVISSKEAAEEVLKIHDLECCSRPETAGTRAAFYNFKDVGFAPYGEEWRVMRKLSVVELFSLKKLQSFRSIREEENDLCVKKLSEFATRRSPVNLEKTLFTLIGNIVCRIGFGINLYECDFVDEDRIVDLVHKSDEVIGDSLFSDFFPGRIGRLIDRISGQNKRLNNLFSELDTFFQNILDHHLKPGRERSYIIDVMIDMMKKQEKDGDAFKFTTDHLKGMISDIFLAGVGASAATAVWAMTELIRNPKVMKKVQDEIRTTLGDKKERITEEDLNQLHYFKLMVREVFRLHPSAPLLLPRETLSHVKIQGYDIPAKTQIIINAYAIARDPKLWENPDEFNPDRFLDSSIDYKGLNFELIPFGSGRRICPGMTMGIMLVELALLNLLYFFDWGLREMDEANKIVTGNEDVLNFVQVLHH, encoded by the exons GCATCGTCGGAACCTCTCCGACAAATACGGACCAGTGGTGCTTCTCCAATACGGATTCGTCCCCGTGGTGGTGATCTCTTCGAAAGAAGCAGCAGAGGAAGTTCTAAAAATCCACGATCTTGAGTGTTGTAGTCGACCAGAGACGGCCGGGACCAGAGCAGCTTTTTACAACTTTAAAGACGTCGGATTCGCACCTTACGGTGAAGAGTGGAGAGTGATGCGGAAGCTCTCGGTGGTCGAACTCTTCAGCTTGAAAAAACTTCAATCTTTTAGGTCTATCAGAGAGGAAGAGAACGACTTGTGTGTCAAGAAACTCTCTGAGTTTGCTACGAGACGATCTCCGGTGAATCTTGAGAAAACCCTTTTCACTTTGATCGGGAATATAGTGTGTAGGATCGGGTTCGGGATCAATCTCTATGAGTGTGACTTCGTTGATGAAGATAGGATCGTTGATCTTGTGCACAAGTCTGATGAGGTCATAGGAGATTCTCTGTTCTCTGATTTCTTTCCCGGAAGAATCGGTAGGCTCATCGACCGGATCTCCGGTCAGAACAAGAGGTTGAACAATCTTTTTTCGGAACTAGACACTTTCTTTCAGAATATTCTCGATCATCATCTCAAGCCTGGAAGAGAGAGGTCATATATTATTGACGTGATGATCGATATGATGAAGAAGCAAGAGAAAGATGGAGATGCTTTCAAGTTCACCACTGATCATCTCAAAGGGATGATCTCG GACATATTTCTAGCGGGAGTAGGCGCAAGCGCTGCCACAGCGGTATGGGCAATGACCGAGCTGATCAGAAACCCGAAAGTGATGAAAAAAGTGCAAGACGAGATTCGGACAACACTTGGGGACAAGAAGGAGAGAATCACAGAAGAAGATCTAAACCAACTCCACTACTTTAAGCTCATGGTCAGGGAGGTATTCAGGTTACATCCATCAGCTCCACTCTTGCTTCCAAGAGAGACATTGTCTCATGTCAAGATCCAAGGCTACGACATTCCTGCGAAAACACAGATCATTATCAATGCTTATGCGATTGCTCGTGATCCAAAACTATGGGAGAACCCAGATGAGTTTAACCCTGACAGATTTCTTGACAGTTCTATAGATTATAAAGGACTAAACTTTGAGCTCATACCGTTTGGATCTGGTAGGAGAATATGTCCCGGGATGACAATGGGAATCATGCTTGTTGAGTTGGCATTGTTGAATTTGCTTTACTTCTTCGATTGGGGATTGCGGGAGATGGATGAAGCCAACAAGATCGTCACCGGAAATGAAGATGTTCTCAACTTCGTTCAAGTTCTTCAccactga